Part of the Pseudodesulfovibrio hydrargyri genome is shown below.
CTGGTCATCGCCAACACCAGTTTGGCGGCCCGCATGCTCCTGGACTCGTTCACCGGCGCCGTGTTTCTCGACGCCCTGGGCGGGTTCAGCTGGCCCGGCCGGGAGGAGCGCACCGCCCACTTCAAGCAGTGCATCGACATCTTTCTCCATGGGGCCCTGCCGCCGCAGGACCGCTTGGCCGCCCCGGCCTGATTCCTCCCGTGTCCGCCTACCAGCGGTAGGCGCTCGCCCGTTTCCCGACGATGGTCAGCCGGTAATGGGCCGCGCAGGCCCTGTCCGTCGCGCCGCAGCAGACGTGCAGGGGCATCAGGTGCTCCTCCCGGGGGTGGCAGTAGCGCGCATGGGGCGCGGATTCCCAGCCGAGCAGCCGTTGCCTCCTTTCCGCACCATCCAGTGACGGGGCCGAGCAGGTCTCGATCAGCCATTGTTCGAAGGCCTCGTTCCAGGCGCGCGTTTCGTCCGTGTCCTGCGCGAAGAAGGCGCGCATGTTATGGAAGGAGAAGCCGGACCCGACGATCAGCAGGTTGTCGCGGGTGAGCCCGGCCAGCGCCTCGCCCATGGCCAGGTGGGCCGCCGGGTCTAGCCCCTTGATCAGGGAGAGCTGCACGCACGGGATGTCCGCCTCCGGGTACATGATCGTCAGCGGGATGAACACGCCGTGGTCCAGGCCGCGCTCGCCGTCCGCGCGGGTGGCGAACCCCTTGTCCTCCAGCGCGTCGCGCACCGACCGGGCCAGGTCCGGGTCGCCCGGGGCCGGGTAGCGCAGCTCGTAGGATTCGGGCGGGAACCCGTAGTAGTCGTAATACAGGTCCGGCCGGGCCGCCGTGGTCACGGTGGGCACGGACTCCTCCCAGTGGGCGCTGACCACGAGCACGGCCGAGGGCCTGGGGATCTCGCGGGCCAGCAGTTTGAGGTTGTCGACCATCTCCGTATGGCCCTCGTCGCCCAGCACGGGCAGGGGGCCCGCGCCGTGGGAGATGTACAGCACGGTGTGCGCCGCTTTGTTCATGGATTATCCTTCATTTTGCATGGTTGCGTGTTGCCCTGCTCAGGCCGGGGACTGTTGGTCGGCCGCCTGGTCGGCCAGCTTGCGGGCCAACTCCACGAGCGCCTCGCCCTCTTCCAGCCCGTCCAGGAACCGGGCCGGGATGCCGGACAGCCCCACCTGCGCCCCGACCAGGGCCCCGGTCAGTATGGTCCGGGCCTGGTTTTGGCCGCCGCCGTTCAGGGAGTTGAGCACGGCGGACTCGAAATCGTCGTGGAACCGGGCGGCCAGGTAATAGGCCGCCGGGAGCATGTGGTAGATGGCGCAGGGCATGCCGTAGACCAGGGAGACCTTCCAGGCGGGCTCGATGCGGATGTCCGGGTCCGTTGCGGCCGTGGCCATGTAGCCCGGAGAGAGCAGGGCGTCGGGCGAGGCGAAGCGACCCACACGCGGCGGGTCCGGATCGCCGGGGCGCGGGGCCTTGAACCCGTCGCGGGTCACGGCGTGGAAGGGCAGAACGCCGTCCTTGACCAGTTTCATGAGTTTGCCCGGCAGGTCGGGGGCGAGCCGGTTTCCCTGCACGAGCATGGCCAGGACCGCGCAATAGGCCACGGTCATGGAGACGACCACGTCGTCGGCCTGGGTCAGGACCGTGTTTTTGCTCACGGCGCTCGCCAGGCGGCCCGGGTCCAGTGCGTAGCGCACCGCGATGGCCAGGGTCCGCTCGACGGCCTCGGTGGTGTCCGCGTGCCCGCCGGTCTGGCCCCAGGGCAGCCCCTTTTCCACGCGCCGACGCCATGCCTCGCGGATGGATTGGCTGGTGTATCCGCCCGGCCCATGGGCCGGTTCGCCGTTGAGCTGCGGGAACAGTTCCACGTCCATGCGGCGGCAGAAATCCTCCTCCACGTATCGTCCGCGCTCCACCAGGGAGCGGAGCGTCAGCTTGAGGATGAACCCGGCCTGGGAGAGCTGGCCCGCCTTCATGCCTTCGTGATACCGGCCCGGCCTGGGGTCGGTGTAGCCGTCGATCCAGTCGCCGTAGTCGCGGCGCATCTCGTTCAGATCATAGTACCAATGCGGGCCCAGCCCGAGGGCGTCGCCGATGAACGCGCCCATGACCGCCCCGGCGGCCCGGTCGCGAAAAGCTTCTTTGGACATGGTCTTCTCCAGGCTCAAAGGTTGCGTCACGGCCCGGACGCGTCCGGGCCTGCACCGCCATGCTACGGCCCGGCCGACTTTTTCGAAAGACTTTTTTCCGCCCGGAGGACGCCTTGGGCGGAAAAATGAAAATCGGTCCGGTTTCCGGTTTCCTCGGAATTCGAAAACAATGGCCGGAACCGTCTCCGGACTCCATCCGGTCCGACCCCTGAACCGGACTTTCGCTTCGCCCTTGAAGCGACCTCCGAATCGGGGCCGCAAGGGGAAAATATTTGAGGTCCGATTTTTGGGTGCGGACCCCAAAAAGGAGGGATTTTTTGATTGACCGATCAATTAAAAGTTGCACTTTTTTTAAAAAATTAAATAAAACGTATAGTTATACGTCAATATTTTTCTTCACATTTTAAAAGGGTGTGGTAGAGGTGAGTCGTAGCCGGTTGGATACCGGCCCCGAGAAGCCAATAAATTTAAAAAGAGGATATTATCATGAAGCGTTTCACCCTTGCCCTGATGCTCGTGTTTACCGTTTTCCTGACCGCCGCGTTCGCCGCCGCCCCGACCTTTGCCGGCGCGTTTAGGTCCCATGATACCAAGGCCCGCACCGTGGCCGAGGCCAAGGCCTCCAGCGTGGACACCGGCGTGGCCCTGCACGGCCGCATCGTCAAGGTCATCAATGACAACAGCGTGCTGTTCTCCGACAACACCGGCGAACTGCTCGTGCACATGCAGAACGCCGAGGCCAACAAGGCCGCCATCACCAACGCCGACGTGGACGTCAACGGCAAGATCGTCAGCGACCTGATGTACACCGAAGTCCAGGCCGACTCCGTGACCACCCGCTAGTTCGAGCGGTTCACATATAGAAAAAGGGACGCCCTCTTGAGGGCGTCCCTTTTTTTGATGCCTCCGGCGGCCAGAGGGGGAACCTCTTGGAAGAGGTTCCCCCTCTGGACTCCCCCTCCAGAACTTTTTTGTGTGCCTGCGGCAGGGGCGTACGGGCGCAGTATAACGTGCTGCTTGTCAGAGAATGATGAAAACGGACGCAATGGAGCCAGCGGGCATCCCTCGGTGGCGTACCCCGCGAAGCGATACAAAAAAGTTTAGGAAGGGAGAGGGGATGGGGGGTCCGGGGGAAGGGGAGAGGGAAAGCCCTTTTCAAAGGGTTTCCCTCTCCCCTTCCCCCGGCCGCCGGAGGCGCAAAAAAGGCCTCCCGTCGGGGACGGGAGGCCGGGCAGCGCGGGTTGTGGTTCCTCAGGAGTATATTTTGCAAGTTGCGGTCACAAAACTCCACCCGCGTCACTTTCGGTTCAGCGGCCGTCGTCGCACGGTTCGCCCGCGCCCGGGCTCTCGGCGGAGATGCCGGTGGCGCACGCGGCCGGGTCTTCGGCTTCGGGGGACACGGGCTCGGCTTCGGCCATGCGGCTGAGGATGGCGTAGCGGGTGTCGTAGTCCTTTTCGATCTTGTCGCGGTAGGCCTTGGACAGGTCCGGGTGGAACCGCTCCAACATGGCGTAGCGGTTTTCGCCGGACAGGAATTCCTGGAGCGTGCCGTCCGGGGCCTTGGAGTCGAGCTGGAACGGGTTTTCGCCCCGGTCGGCCAGCTGCGGATCGAAGCGGTAGAGCGGCCAGTAACCGGAATCCACGGCCAGTTTCTGCTCGAGCTGGGTCTTGCCCATGCCCTTCTTGATGCCCTGGTTGATGCATGGGGCGTAGCAGATGACCAGGGACGGGCCGTTGTAGGCCTCGGCCTCGCGGAACGCCTTGAGCAGCTGCTGTTTGTCCGCGCCCATGGAGACCGAGGCGACGTAGACGTAGCCGTAGGTCATGGCCATGCGGCCGAGGTCCTTTTTGCCGGTGCGCTTGCCCGCGGCCGCGAACTTGGCGATGGAACCGAGCGGCGTGGCCTTGGACGACTGGCCGCCGGTGTTGGAATAGACCTCGGTGTCCAGGACCAGGATGTTGATGTCCTCGCCCGAGGCGAGCACGTGGTCCACGCCGCCGTAGCCGATGTCGTAGGCCCATCCGTCGCCGCCGAAGATCCACACGGACTTCTTGGTGAACAGGTCGGCGTCGGCCGCGATGGCCAGCAGC
Proteins encoded:
- a CDS encoding DODA-type extradiol aromatic ring-opening family dioxygenase — translated: MNKAAHTVLYISHGAGPLPVLGDEGHTEMVDNLKLLAREIPRPSAVLVVSAHWEESVPTVTTAARPDLYYDYYGFPPESYELRYPAPGDPDLARSVRDALEDKGFATRADGERGLDHGVFIPLTIMYPEADIPCVQLSLIKGLDPAAHLAMGEALAGLTRDNLLIVGSGFSFHNMRAFFAQDTDETRAWNEAFEQWLIETCSAPSLDGAERRQRLLGWESAPHARYCHPREEHLMPLHVCCGATDRACAAHYRLTIVGKRASAYRW
- a CDS encoding ADP-ribosylglycohydrolase family protein; translated protein: MSKEAFRDRAAGAVMGAFIGDALGLGPHWYYDLNEMRRDYGDWIDGYTDPRPGRYHEGMKAGQLSQAGFILKLTLRSLVERGRYVEEDFCRRMDVELFPQLNGEPAHGPGGYTSQSIREAWRRRVEKGLPWGQTGGHADTTEAVERTLAIAVRYALDPGRLASAVSKNTVLTQADDVVVSMTVAYCAVLAMLVQGNRLAPDLPGKLMKLVKDGVLPFHAVTRDGFKAPRPGDPDPPRVGRFASPDALLSPGYMATAATDPDIRIEPAWKVSLVYGMPCAIYHMLPAAYYLAARFHDDFESAVLNSLNGGGQNQARTILTGALVGAQVGLSGIPARFLDGLEEGEALVELARKLADQAADQQSPA
- a CDS encoding NirD/YgiW/YdeI family stress tolerance protein yields the protein MKRFTLALMLVFTVFLTAAFAAAPTFAGAFRSHDTKARTVAEAKASSVDTGVALHGRIVKVINDNSVLFSDNTGELLVHMQNAEANKAAITNADVDVNGKIVSDLMYTEVQADSVTTR